The sequence CATAAACTTCCTTGCCTTGCGAGCTTCGACCCCAAAGGCCTCTCAGGGCAAAGGTTTCAAGCGATTGCCGGCCAATGGAGGGGCGCTTAGGCTGGCAAGAGCGCGACATAGACCGGTGTTATCGGACCCAGCTAATCAGCGTTATGCCGCTGGTTGATCGGTGGAGGCATAGCCGAAAACTTACCCGTTGGGATTCAGAGTCAGAATGTAATACTATCAACCGGGCTGTGTGTTGATGGTGATGGTGAGGCGATCTGAGTATGATGCTGGAAACCAAACGGTTAATTTTGAGAGAGATGACTCTTGATGACATAGACGATTTACTTGAAGTCCTATCCGATCCTAAAGCGATGCAGTTCTACCCAAAACCATTCGATCGCCAAATGACTCAAATGTGGATTGAGCGGAATATGCAGAGATATGCTCAACATGGTTTTGGGCTATGGGCACTGATTCTTAAAGAGAGGGGCAAGCTGATTGGCGATTGTGGCTTGGTTCTTCAAGAAGTTGATGGTGTTGAAGAAGTGGAAGTTGGCTACCATATTCGTCGTGATTTATGGGGGCAAGGGTTAGCAAAGGAATCCGCTCTAGTCTGTCGTGATTATGGGTTTAGTCACTTAGTTTGTAGCAGACTCATCTCGTTGATTCATCCTGCCAATGTTGCCTCGCGGCGGGTTGCCGAAAAGATTGGAATGAGGCTGATAAGAGAGGTGGAGTGGCGAAATAAACCGACCTGTGTTTATGCAGTTGAACGCAGTAGTAGCGCAGCATAACAACGCGGCTGGAGCGGACTGGCAAAGTCGGTCGATGTTGTCGTAGAGTTTATTGGCAGCCGCTCAGCCGGAACGTTATGCGGCTACGCAAGCTCCCAATCCCCTTGTCTGCCTGGAGAGCTGCTTGGGTCACTGTTAAATGAATTAAATCTAATCATAATAACTTGCTTTGGGAAAGCAAATCCAATAACAATCCCATGATTACGTGCTAGTGGATGAGACGTTCAGCGAGAATACCTGGCCGTATGCCTAGAAGTCTCTGATAAAGCATAAGGATCTGCGGCTCGTCCATAGAGCAGATAATGTCTGCGGCAAGCCGAGCTGCCAATAATCTCTCTCCCATCGCCTCTTGCGCTTCACGCTCAAATCGTCTTGGAACCATGCCATCACTGCCATGAGCCTCGATTGAATCCATCAAAGCATGGAACACTTCATTGATTAATCGCTTGTGACCATGTTGCTGTGCAAGCAGACTGTTGTCTTGGTAGACATATCGCTGCATTAGCAGCTTTAGAATCATAATTTCGAAGTTAAGCCATTGAGGTCGTGCGATCTGGACATCCTCGGCTGGATCAATTTGAATGGGAGAGAGATCTTCGGCGCATCCCAAGAATCGTGTTATGTGACTAGAAGTTAGGGTATGGAGATCTTGTAGCTGCTCGCGTGTATTTACGAATGGTGCTCTAAGCGAGCTTGCTGCCCTCAAGCTCTCAAAGTACTCATTCCCCTTCGTGTCTACTTCCGAAGGTGAAAAACCCAATGATCGAGCCTTTGGATGGCAGCATATCCAATCCAAAAAGCTAGTTCTTGCATCAGTTCCACTGATCAATTGATCAAGAGGAATCATTCCGGCTCGATAGAAGTCGTCTACATCATGGACTGAGTAGGCGATGTCATCAGCCAAATCCATGGCTGCCGCTTCAAGAGTCTGAAGACCTGATCGTCCATTAGGGGCGTGGGTTCTAGCAAACTGAAATGCTTCAGTTTCTTCTGGATAGAATCCCCATTTTCTGGTTTCTTTGCCCTTCATATCCGCTTGCGCCCAAGGATACTTGAGAATTGCATTAAGCGTTGCCGAAGTTAGGTTTAGCCCATCGCTTCTGGTCCGCCGGATAGCTCGTCTTACAACAACTCTGAACGACTGCGCATTTCCTTCAAAGCCTAGATTTGGATCAATGGCTCCCAGGCACTGGTTTAGCACTTCTTCTGCTGCGTGGCCGAATGGTGGATGGCCCAAGTCATGTGCCAAACATGCGCATTCGACTACATCAACATCCAGGCCACCACAACTGTCGACCTCGCCCGGAAAGCGCAACTTAAGGTATTGGGCTAATCTGCGACCAACTTGAGCTACCTTAAGGCTATGCGTCAAACGATTGTGCAGGTTTGGACCTTCGGAAGCGTTTGCAGCCTGTGTGACTCCCGCTAAACGCCTAAATTCATATGAGTAAAGTACTCTATCTCGATCAACCTCAAAAGGAGTCCGTTCGTAGGTAGGCTCCTCAATTTGCCGTTGCTCGCGAGATGGCGTCACTGACAAGAATCAGGCAAAAGCCATTGGTCGGCTAGTCACTTTGATCTTTCTGTCGTCGGTAAGATACAGCTTTCTATCTGCAAGCAACTGCAGAATGACTCTACCCACTGCGATTGCGGGCCTATCTTGAGAAAAATGCTCTTCTATTTCGCTTAGCTGAACGGGCTTATGCTGCTCTTCGATGAAAGAGATCACACTACGGGCAATCCGATCGAACTCGGCTTCTTGAGCTGAATGCATGGCTGGCTCCTTGGGAATGATCAGTGAGTGTTCTCGCATGCCTTGGCGAACTGTCAAGGGTTGCGAGTGGCAGTTGGGTTGGCTTGAGAAGCGTGGCCTTTGTTACTGGGTTGAAGGAGGGGCAAAGTCGAGCTTACCTTCGTATCCTAATAGAAACGTGGCCAGCGCGCTTTACTTGTCGTAATGGTGTAGCCTTCCCTACAGGATGAGCAGATATTCGTTGACTAACAAAGCGGTTATGCTCTGACATGTCATTTCTGTACAGCTTGACTTTCAGCATCTTCACTTCAAGAAGCAAGGGGCTGACCACCAAGACATCGGTTACAGATTTCTCAATTCTGAGCGAAGGCAAAAATCACCGCATAACATCCAGATTCAGAAGACGGGAGCTGAGGCTGGGTTCTGTGCTGAGATCCCTCCCCGCTTCTGATCTGGAACGCTAGCCAGAGCAGATGAAATTGACGACGCCCACTGACATGACTACGATCTAGCCACGCCTCTGTGAGCGATCGTCGTTAAGGCAATGCTGCTTTTTTAGGTTGCGTGGCTGGCGGACGAGG is a genomic window of Cyanobium sp. NS01 containing:
- a CDS encoding GNAT family N-acetyltransferase, which gives rise to MLETKRLILREMTLDDIDDLLEVLSDPKAMQFYPKPFDRQMTQMWIERNMQRYAQHGFGLWALILKERGKLIGDCGLVLQEVDGVEEVEVGYHIRRDLWGQGLAKESALVCRDYGFSHLVCSRLISLIHPANVASRRVAEKIGMRLIREVEWRNKPTCVYAVERSSSAA
- a CDS encoding deoxyguanosinetriphosphate triphosphohydrolase family protein, which gives rise to MTPSREQRQIEEPTYERTPFEVDRDRVLYSYEFRRLAGVTQAANASEGPNLHNRLTHSLKVAQVGRRLAQYLKLRFPGEVDSCGGLDVDVVECACLAHDLGHPPFGHAAEEVLNQCLGAIDPNLGFEGNAQSFRVVVRRAIRRTRSDGLNLTSATLNAILKYPWAQADMKGKETRKWGFYPEETEAFQFARTHAPNGRSGLQTLEAAAMDLADDIAYSVHDVDDFYRAGMIPLDQLISGTDARTSFLDWICCHPKARSLGFSPSEVDTKGNEYFESLRAASSLRAPFVNTREQLQDLHTLTSSHITRFLGCAEDLSPIQIDPAEDVQIARPQWLNFEIMILKLLMQRYVYQDNSLLAQQHGHKRLINEVFHALMDSIEAHGSDGMVPRRFEREAQEAMGERLLAARLAADIICSMDEPQILMLYQRLLGIRPGILAERLIH